In one Salvelinus sp. IW2-2015 linkage group LG26, ASM291031v2, whole genome shotgun sequence genomic region, the following are encoded:
- the tspan33b gene encoding tetraspanin-33b isoform X1, with the protein MDRKLNLNRAETFSFINPWIRYFLFFFSFLFWVFSLLIVAIGVYAKVQKATDTVRDTFLIDPAVILIVVGVVMFFITFCGCIGALRENIHLLKTFSFSLTLVFLTQLAIAVLGFFYSDQTPDALGKFVNKAIVHYRDDLDLQNLMDYIQREFKCCGWNNYTDWSWNLYFNCTQGNPSSERCAVPYSCCTPVPGEVVINTMCGFGVQTQNYLEATKSIYPVGCADRAVLWIESHLLLVGALALGLSLPQIAGIVLSQILISQIQDEISSVL; encoded by the exons atggaTAGGAAATTGAATCTTAACCGAGCCGAGACTTTTTCCTTCATCAACCCTTGGATAAGGTACTTCCTGTTCTTTTTCAGCTTCTTGTTCTGG GTCTTCTCCTTGCTGATTGTTGCTATAGGGGTATATGCAAAGGTTCAAAAAGCAACAG ACACGGTCAGAGACACGTTCCTGATCGACCCAGCAGTCATCCTGATCGTGGTGGGCGTAGTCATGTTCTTCATAACCTTCTGCGGCTGCATCGGAGCCCTGCGAGAAAACATTCACCTTCTCAAGACG ttCTCCTTCAGTCTGACTCTGGTCTTCCTCACTCAGCTAGCCATAGCTGTCCTGGGCTTCTTCTATTCAGACCAG ACACCAGACGCTCTGGGGAAGTTCGTGAATAAAGCCATCGTGCACTACAGGGATGACCTGGATCTGCAGAACCTCATGGACTACATTCAGAGAGAG tTCAAGTGCTGCGGCTGGAACAACTACACTGACTGGTCATGGAACCTGTACTTCAACTGCACCCAGGGGAACCCCAGCTCTGAGCGCTGCGCTGTCCCTTACTCCTGCTGCACCCCCGTACCAGGAGAG GTTGTGATCAACACCATGTGTGGCTTTGGGGTCCAGACTCAGAACTACCTGGAGGCCACCAAGTCCATCTATCCAGTGGGTTGTGCAGACAGGGCGGTTCTGTGGATTGAGTCCCACCTGCTATTGGTGGGGGCTCTAGCTCTGGGTCTCTCCCTGCCTCAG ATTGCAGGCATTGTGCTCTCCCAGATCCTCATCTCTCAGATCCAGGATGAGATCAGCTCAGTGTTGTGA
- the tspan33b gene encoding tetraspanin-33b isoform X2 has translation MQRFKKQQWVTPHGCLCSSLADTVRDTFLIDPAVILIVVGVVMFFITFCGCIGALRENIHLLKTFSFSLTLVFLTQLAIAVLGFFYSDQTPDALGKFVNKAIVHYRDDLDLQNLMDYIQREFKCCGWNNYTDWSWNLYFNCTQGNPSSERCAVPYSCCTPVPGEVVINTMCGFGVQTQNYLEATKSIYPVGCADRAVLWIESHLLLVGALALGLSLPQIAGIVLSQILISQIQDEISSVL, from the exons ATGCAAAGGTTCAAAAAGCAACAG TGGGTCACACCACACGGTTGTCTGTGTTCGTCTCTTGCAGACACGGTCAGAGACACGTTCCTGATCGACCCAGCAGTCATCCTGATCGTGGTGGGCGTAGTCATGTTCTTCATAACCTTCTGCGGCTGCATCGGAGCCCTGCGAGAAAACATTCACCTTCTCAAGACG ttCTCCTTCAGTCTGACTCTGGTCTTCCTCACTCAGCTAGCCATAGCTGTCCTGGGCTTCTTCTATTCAGACCAG ACACCAGACGCTCTGGGGAAGTTCGTGAATAAAGCCATCGTGCACTACAGGGATGACCTGGATCTGCAGAACCTCATGGACTACATTCAGAGAGAG tTCAAGTGCTGCGGCTGGAACAACTACACTGACTGGTCATGGAACCTGTACTTCAACTGCACCCAGGGGAACCCCAGCTCTGAGCGCTGCGCTGTCCCTTACTCCTGCTGCACCCCCGTACCAGGAGAG GTTGTGATCAACACCATGTGTGGCTTTGGGGTCCAGACTCAGAACTACCTGGAGGCCACCAAGTCCATCTATCCAGTGGGTTGTGCAGACAGGGCGGTTCTGTGGATTGAGTCCCACCTGCTATTGGTGGGGGCTCTAGCTCTGGGTCTCTCCCTGCCTCAG ATTGCAGGCATTGTGCTCTCCCAGATCCTCATCTCTCAGATCCAGGATGAGATCAGCTCAGTGTTGTGA